The Paramisgurnus dabryanus chromosome 1, PD_genome_1.1, whole genome shotgun sequence genome includes a window with the following:
- the rap1b gene encoding ras-related protein Rap-1b, translated as MREYKLVVLGSGGVGKSALTVQFVQGIFVEKYDPTIEDSYRKQVEVDGQQCMLEILDTAGTEQFTAMRDLYMKNGQGFALVYSITAQSTFNDLQDLREQILRVKDTDDVPMILVGNKCDLEDERVVGKEQGQNLARQWNSCAFLESSAKSKINVNEIFYDLVRQINRKTPVPGKARKKSTCQLL; from the exons ACTGTTCAGTTTGTCCAAGGGATCTTTGTGGAAAAGTACGACCCCACAATAGAAGACTCATACAGAAAG CAAGTGGAAGTGGATGGACAGCAATGTATGTTGGAAATTCTGGATACTGCCGGAACG GAACAATTCACAGCCATGAGGGACCTATACATGAAGAACGGCCAGGGCTTTGCACTAGTATACTCCATAACAGCACAGTCCACCTTCAATGACCTGCAGGACCTGAGAGAACAGATTCTGAGGGTCAAAGACACGGATGAC GTGCCGATGATCCTGGTGGGTAATAAATGCGATCTGGAAGACGAGAGGGTGGTCGGGAAAGAACAGGGCCAGAATCTCGCCCGCCAGTGGAACAGCTGTGCTTTCCTGGAGTCTTCTGCAAAGTCCAAGATTAACGTCAATGAG ATCTTCTATGACCTGGTCCGGCAAATCAACAGGAAAACTCCAGTACCCGGAAAGGCACGCAAAAAGTCCACCTGCCAACTGCTCTAA